A window from Sinanaerobacter sp. ZZT-01 encodes these proteins:
- a CDS encoding sigma-54 interaction domain-containing protein: protein MIETLSQVQKIIDMCGDNTEIVICNKDGIVEYSTCQHYTQLPALLIGRHILDVYPSLSEETSTIIRTIKTGKSIINEKQILTNSQNQQISLMCTSMPIFEEGELIGVVDYSRFVKVINNKSTAEKSKRLYQLEDIITRNDDMLLLKERIKTIADNNSTVLIYGETGTGKELVAQSIHTSSRRNGKPFISQNCAAIPSNLFESIFFGTEKGSYTGAQTQKGLFEFADGGTLFLDEINSMDISMQVKLLKVLEDKKVRHIGGQKDIPFDVRIICATNEKLEDLLVSKRLREDLYYRISIVKIYIPPLRQRKNDVLLLADYFIKKYNKKMDRDIRGLSEMVKSIMGSWNWPGNVRELKNMIESAFNHEGGHEIILKDIQEFIRSIEYQSATPIEYQTAPLAHQAILPCGENDSIIDLQNTVDRYEKELIQRAIKNTGSLTEAASKLSITPQRLNYKISKYNLR, encoded by the coding sequence ATGATTGAAACACTAAGCCAGGTACAAAAAATTATAGACATGTGTGGAGATAATACAGAAATTGTTATTTGCAATAAAGATGGTATTGTCGAATACAGTACATGTCAGCATTATACACAGTTGCCCGCACTTCTGATCGGCAGGCATATTTTAGATGTATATCCTAGTTTAAGTGAGGAAACAAGCACAATTATTAGAACCATTAAAACAGGAAAATCCATTATTAATGAAAAGCAAATTTTAACAAACAGTCAAAACCAGCAGATTTCTTTAATGTGTACCTCTATGCCAATTTTTGAAGAAGGAGAATTGATCGGAGTTGTTGATTATTCAAGATTTGTAAAAGTTATTAATAATAAATCCACAGCAGAAAAATCAAAGCGTCTATATCAGCTTGAAGATATTATTACAAGAAATGATGACATGCTTTTGTTAAAGGAACGTATAAAAACGATAGCTGATAATAATTCGACGGTTCTTATTTATGGGGAGACGGGAACAGGAAAAGAGCTGGTTGCACAATCCATACACACAAGCAGCCGGCGAAATGGAAAGCCCTTTATTTCGCAAAATTGTGCGGCAATACCAAGCAATCTTTTTGAAAGCATTTTCTTCGGTACAGAAAAAGGGAGCTATACGGGAGCACAGACGCAAAAAGGATTGTTTGAATTCGCAGATGGCGGTACTTTATTTTTAGATGAAATCAACTCTATGGACATTTCCATGCAAGTCAAGCTCTTAAAAGTACTTGAAGATAAAAAGGTAAGGCACATTGGAGGGCAAAAAGATATTCCCTTTGATGTCCGCATCATTTGTGCGACCAATGAAAAATTAGAGGACTTACTAGTTTCAAAGCGATTGAGAGAAGATTTATATTATAGAATCAGTATTGTTAAAATATACATTCCTCCACTGAGGCAGAGAAAAAATGATGTCCTGTTACTTGCCGATTATTTTATAAAAAAATATAATAAAAAAATGGACAGGGACATTAGGGGATTAAGCGAAATGGTAAAAAGTATCATGGGAAGTTGGAATTGGCCCGGAAATGTAAGAGAGTTAAAAAATATGATTGAGAGTGCCTTTAATCATGAAGGGGGACATGAAATTATATTAAAGGATATTCAAGAGTTTATTCGGTCGATTGAGTATCAAAGTGCGACACCGATTGAATATCAGACAGCACCGCTTGCTCACCAAGCCATTTTACCTTGTGGTGAGAATGATAGCATTATTGATTTGCAAAATACGGTGGACCGTTATGAAAAGGAATTAATACAACGTGCAATAAAGAATACAGGCAGCTTAACAGAAGCTGCTTCGAAACTATCTATTACACCGCAAAGACTGAATTATAAAATTTCAAAGTATAATCTGCGATGA